In Agrobacterium tumefaciens, a single genomic region encodes these proteins:
- a CDS encoding beta-ketoacyl-ACP synthase, translating into MTNFKDHLGRPIVAVTGMGIITSLGQGLADNWAALTSGKSGIHKITRFPTEGLSTRISGTVDFIDIPVPNSVERSYAFARETTIEALAQAGISGDFDGPLFLAAPPIEPEWSARFELADRSPPAAQPGDAYERFLTAFRQRPDPAFQEAALFGAISERLSDRFGTRGLPVTLSTACASGATAIQLGVEAIRQGRTERALTVATDGSVSAEALIRFSLLSALSTQNDPPEKASKPFSKDRDGFVIAEGAATLVLESLEAAVARGAKVLGIIKGAGDKADSFHRTRSSPDGGPAIATIRAALADAGIAESDIGYINAHGTSTPENDKMEYGSMLAVFGEGLKNIPLSSNKSMIGHTLTAAGAVEAVFSLQTMLTGTLPPTINYNNPDPTITLDVVPNVKRDAQVNAVLSNSFGFGGQNASLVMTREPA; encoded by the coding sequence ATGACCAATTTTAAGGATCATCTCGGTCGCCCGATCGTTGCCGTCACCGGCATGGGCATCATCACCTCACTCGGTCAGGGACTTGCCGATAACTGGGCAGCTCTGACATCAGGCAAGTCGGGTATCCACAAGATTACCCGCTTCCCGACAGAAGGGCTCTCGACCCGTATCAGCGGCACGGTGGATTTCATCGATATACCGGTGCCGAATTCCGTCGAGCGTTCTTATGCTTTCGCGCGCGAAACCACCATCGAGGCGCTGGCGCAGGCCGGCATATCAGGCGATTTCGATGGCCCGCTGTTTCTCGCCGCACCGCCGATCGAGCCGGAATGGAGCGCCCGTTTCGAGCTTGCCGACCGGTCTCCGCCGGCCGCTCAGCCGGGCGATGCCTATGAGCGGTTCCTGACGGCCTTCCGTCAGCGTCCCGATCCGGCATTCCAGGAAGCCGCATTGTTTGGCGCGATTTCCGAGCGTCTTTCCGACCGTTTTGGAACACGCGGCCTGCCGGTCACGCTATCGACGGCCTGTGCATCGGGTGCTACTGCAATCCAGCTCGGCGTCGAGGCGATCCGCCAGGGCCGCACGGAGCGGGCGCTGACGGTTGCGACCGATGGTTCTGTCAGCGCTGAGGCGCTGATCCGCTTTTCGCTGCTCTCGGCGCTTTCGACCCAGAACGACCCGCCGGAAAAGGCTTCAAAGCCGTTCAGCAAGGATCGCGATGGTTTCGTGATCGCCGAAGGTGCGGCAACGCTGGTGCTGGAATCGCTCGAAGCTGCCGTTGCACGCGGCGCCAAGGTGCTAGGCATCATCAAGGGCGCCGGCGACAAGGCCGACAGCTTCCACCGCACGCGGTCTTCGCCCGACGGCGGCCCGGCGATCGCGACGATCCGCGCGGCTCTTGCCGATGCCGGCATCGCGGAAAGCGATATCGGCTACATCAACGCCCACGGCACCTCGACGCCCGAAAACGACAAGATGGAATATGGCTCGATGCTCGCCGTCTTCGGCGAAGGCCTGAAGAATATTCCGCTGTCTTCCAACAAGTCGATGATCGGCCATACGCTGACGGCGGCAGGTGCCGTGGAAGCCGTGTTCTCGCTGCAGACCATGCTGACCGGCACCCTGCCGCCGACAATCAACTACAATAATCCCGATCCGACCATCACGCTCGACGTGGTGCCCAATGTGAAGCGGGATGCTCAGGTGAATGCGGTTCTGTCCAACTCCTTCGGGTTTGGCGGGCAGAATGCAAGCCTTGTCATGACGCGGGAACCGGCTTAA
- a CDS encoding beta-ketoacyl-ACP synthase, which produces MKSDNDVVITGVGIVTCHGVGSQAHVALLSGAAVPEPVVETEKFKPYPVHPMPDIDWSAQIAKRGDQRQMENWQRLGVFAAGLALDDAGLKENAEACATMDMIVAAGGGERDINVDTLIVDEALKRNDREKLLNEKLTTELRPTLFLAQLSNLMAGNISIVHKVTGSSRTFMGEEAAGISAVETAFHRIRSGESSHALVGGAFSAERPDMILLFEAIGAHAQGGWQPLWSRGDQDGGGMISGSLGAFLVLESRKHASERGARIYARIDAIEGDRGSRDDGKMEKRMERLLAPAKDSAATVVFSGASGFDDVTRREKTILEKALPQAAIRGFGGITGHGLEAQFPLGLALAALALESGAKVPTFDAAAERPMGEAATEAVVTTVGHVRGEGVAVLSRDV; this is translated from the coding sequence ATGAAATCTGACAATGATGTGGTGATAACAGGGGTCGGCATCGTGACCTGTCACGGCGTTGGCAGCCAGGCGCATGTGGCGCTTCTTTCTGGAGCCGCCGTGCCGGAGCCGGTTGTCGAGACCGAAAAGTTCAAGCCCTATCCGGTCCATCCCATGCCTGACATTGACTGGTCGGCGCAGATCGCCAAGCGTGGCGACCAGCGGCAGATGGAAAACTGGCAGCGGCTCGGTGTGTTCGCCGCTGGCCTCGCGCTTGATGATGCCGGGCTGAAGGAAAATGCCGAGGCCTGCGCCACCATGGACATGATCGTGGCGGCCGGCGGCGGCGAGCGCGACATCAATGTCGATACGCTGATTGTCGATGAAGCGCTGAAGCGCAACGATCGCGAAAAGCTGCTGAACGAAAAGCTGACGACGGAACTGCGCCCGACGCTGTTTCTCGCACAGCTTTCCAACCTGATGGCCGGCAATATCTCCATCGTGCACAAGGTCACCGGGTCTTCCCGCACCTTCATGGGCGAGGAAGCGGCTGGCATTTCCGCCGTCGAAACCGCGTTTCATCGCATTCGTTCCGGCGAATCGAGCCACGCCCTTGTCGGCGGTGCCTTCTCGGCCGAACGTCCCGACATGATCCTGCTGTTCGAAGCCATCGGCGCACATGCGCAGGGCGGCTGGCAGCCGCTGTGGTCGCGTGGTGACCAGGACGGCGGCGGCATGATTTCCGGTTCGCTCGGCGCCTTCCTCGTGCTGGAATCGCGCAAGCATGCCAGCGAGCGCGGGGCGCGCATCTATGCCCGCATCGATGCCATTGAGGGCGACCGTGGCAGCCGCGATGACGGCAAGATGGAAAAGCGCATGGAGCGCCTGCTTGCGCCTGCAAAGGACAGCGCTGCGACCGTCGTATTTTCAGGTGCGAGTGGTTTCGACGACGTTACCCGTCGCGAAAAGACCATTCTCGAAAAAGCCCTGCCGCAGGCCGCCATTCGCGGTTTCGGCGGTATCACCGGCCATGGACTTGAAGCTCAGTTTCCGCTTGGCCTCGCACTCGCGGCCCTGGCGCTTGAAAGCGGCGCGAAGGTTCCTACTTTCGATGCTGCCGCGGAAAGGCCCATGGGCGAAGCGGCCACCGAAGCGGTCGTCACCACCGTCGGCCATGTGCGCGGCGAAGGTGTCGCCGTTCTGTCCCGTGACGTGTGA